The Bubalus bubalis isolate 160015118507 breed Murrah chromosome 21, NDDB_SH_1, whole genome shotgun sequence genome segment TCATTTTGAGAACATGAGGTAACATGATTTTCAACCCTATTGGGAGCTCTTAACTTTGTAAtcacattttttataaatatgcttGGTCTTATTTCTGctgtcttttacttttcttccccCTTTTAAAAACCCTTTCCTGACTTCTGGTGTATTAAGATCTTCactcccttttttaaaaactcagtttgGAAGTCCTATATCCTGGTATCGAGAAGAAGAATATGACTTGTAATAACCCTTGCACTCCCATTCCTCACACAAGACTGTTGGAACATTTTTCTCTTCAGCTCTCtggaaaatttaaaagtaatttatagcTTTTCAGGTTTTCATTTTGAACTGCCTTAGGTAAAGCATGGATTAAATGTTTTCTGTTTGGCAACAGCCTTATTTTACTGGTACCAAAATATTACTTTACCACAAAATTTACATCAGTAAGTTTTTTCACAAGTGCttgctgttgtttaaaaaaaaaaaaatcatacattagGACCTTGTAGCTTCAGAAGATAGAAATGGTTCTTGCTGACACTTtcagaaccatgaacttctaacTTTGGCTTTTACTCCTAGTCATGTTTGCAGAACAATGAACAAAAGACTCTACAGACATTGAATTGCACTGAGTTTTAATTGGAAACATTAAAACAGCCTGACTACCCATAATGAATTGTAAAACTTGATAGTTAAATTGTACTGTCATTTATGAAGCTTTTACTCATTTTGTAGACCTGAAAGAAACTTTGCatacttctgttttctgttctccATTTCAGAGGAAGATTGTGAGGAGAAGgtctaaaatatttagaaatcaaaacccaaaagagaaatgaaatatggAGAAAACAAAATCTATACACAGCTGAGCATGGGTGATTTTTAGcttatgttttatatatgaaaacaatTTAGCTCATGTCACACAAAACAAAAGCGGGTACAACAGTAAAGCTGAATCATGAAAACCCCGATCAATTATTTTTAGCATGTCTCTTAACTTTTCGTTCCCCTGGTTTCTTGTCTTCTGTGCTCGAGTCTTGAACAGGTAGCCACTTGAGGGGGTGCCGGCGATAAATGGGCCATGGAGGAAGTGTCAGCTGGGTCAGAACAGAAAATCAATCAATTATGGCCATTAGAAGCTTGAAAGAGTATTGTGTGTTATGCCTGGTTCCCAAATGACTCCTTTGCTACAGGTTAAAAACAAGGAAACGGACATTCCTATGAAAACTCTGTGCCATCACCCAGACAAGATACTTTAAGAACAAGCCTCATTGTTTACACATGGCTTTAAGAGCTAAAAGAAAGGTGAGGAGGGAGCAATGTGAAGACCATAAGGTCTTAAGTTCTAGCTTTGACTTTTAAGATTACTGCTTGGAGCAACTGCCAAAAGAAATAAGCTTTATGCAGCTTAACCTCATCTGATGCTATCTGGCATTGAAACGTTGTGCGGATTCTCAGTACTACATCCAAACAAAATAACCCAATTCAGAAAACCTAACTTGCCACTAACATCCAAGCCATAATATCTTACCAAACACGAAAAAGCAAATCCAGCCATAACTATATAGACAGTCCACCCGAACTGTTCAGCCAGGTACCCGTAGATaaatccaactatctaaagacaaagaaagtaTATTAAACACTGTCAAGCTGGGTGTGAAGTTGGAAAAGATTATGTAAAATCAATACTTACTGCAGAAAAAAGGATAATTCCCTGAAACATCTGTTCAGCTAGCTTCTGGCCCTTGTAATCCTAGAGGTGAAGAAGAGCAAAGCAGGAGTTGGTTCCACCACCGAAAAGGTACATTACTGCAAGGGCCtcacatttttggcaccagggcaTTCCCAACATATGGGGCTCCCCCAAGAACCTAAGCAAGGAATGCCATTCTGGGTTTCCCGGGGGAACCGAAGCATCCTTACGGAGCCCAGGGAGGGGCACCCTTGGGGGGAAGAGAGAAGGGCACCAGGTAGGTACAACTCGGTACACGCGCCGCACGGGATAGGTCTTGGACAAGGGTTGCGGAGCTGCCAGGCTCGCGAGCTGCGTGCAGGATCATAGGGCCCTGGCGGGCAGCGGCCTCACCATTTGCGTGGGCAGTGAGCTCAGATGCTCCAACATGTCTGGTTCTGAAGGCGGGCGGCAGAGCGAGGGCAGCCGGGACTCAGGGACGCTAGGGCCCGGGGTCAGCTTCTGCTGACGGGTCCAGTTCCGCGGGCCTGCGGAGTCGAGGGTTGCGATGGCCGCGGCCCCGGAAGCGGATGTATCCCACAGACCCGGTTGGCCCGAGGCCCCTCCCAGTGCCCTCGCTAGGCGACCTGTGCTTTCGCAGTTGGCCGTCGGCCGGCGCCCTCTCCGCGGGGACTGAGATGCTGACGGCGGTAGCCGAGTCGAGGCATCACGCGCCCGTGAAAGGCTCGCCGTCAGCGCTGTTGGGTGCTGGGAGCCGCGGTCCCGGTCCCCCAAACTGTCCTCGGCTGGGCGGGCGCTGCTGAACTGCGGCCTGCGCGCGCCACGTCTCCATGGCGACGGACTTCTTGCGAGGACCCCAGCGGTGGGGCTGCCCGGCGGCGCCTGCTCCGTGCGACGCCCTCGGGCTCCGAGCGGCCGACGGGCGGGGGTCTTTGGGGCTGCGCGGCGGCCGCGAAGCTAGCGGGCGGGCGGCCTTGGTCCGGAGTGCAGGCGACGCGGGCGGTCCGGCGGCTGGCTGGGCCCCGGGGCCTGCGGCAGGGGCGCTGAGCTGGCGGGGCGGGCCGGG includes the following:
- the SPCS1 gene encoding signal peptidase complex subunit 1, whose product is MLEHLSSLPTQMDYKGQKLAEQMFQGIILFSAIVGFIYGYLAEQFGWTVYIVMAGFAFSCLLTLPPWPIYRRHPLKWLPVQDSSTEDKKPGERKVKRHAKNN